A DNA window from Drosophila virilis strain 15010-1051.87 chromosome 4, Dvir_AGI_RSII-ME, whole genome shotgun sequence contains the following coding sequences:
- the LOC6627934 gene encoding zinc finger and SCAN domain-containing protein 10 isoform X1: MPAYCAVVNCSDKYVHAGSISFHRFPFKRKDLLQKWRDFTQRNGQWMPSKWSAVCSRHFVDADFNCSNNRKTLKKNAVPTVRVPEETLNVIVEQVTLPASDAVPASSCSGTKSTCRFCGIAALNCVSFEKSFELFAMIQKCFPTLQILQDDTLPLPKEICGDCCRQLERFSKFCDVVIVAQGELQRKYRRQLKIKQEPVVRVKQEACESLDNLFPDELDMGLDEGCCDHEPEANDETEQKFQFCNFPMLNAQDIINNCDIMEIINLDDPFINITDDADVAQAQPVSVPAVLPTPHELLQSELLTEEHNYAKEDWQLPPLQQYKTEKVEGAELQDSGPTEPRSTKPIVTNVSQIPNPMICELMPAPPPAPAPASTKPNIVVLNDSVVQSSAFRLHNCSLCTTKFFTAESLQQHYAHAHATPTPTAAPAPMVSVPPPNLSQPTTNNSLKLEGSTLPPLPAAVDYWQADWLPAQMPAKKKIDILDMQRSFLHYNDLIAQPAISEPQSPNYAYAKLAARYRRLQHKCRRLRTNLKPTATGRANSRLRCGRCARGFASVQQLLGHRRRRRHFVVPPPRTFAVKCFGCLRLFCTRLGLRQHMRYICQSLPLRNARLQSYKCRHCQSISFTHWRIYRRHEIKCRLRPPPRTRPAKRRRTPNAGQAQAAKRAAHGCSVCQKTFSSLTGLKQHRITHSSERRYKCSICERVFKRRNGLSQHIKGYHLQLKPHQCPVCQHRYALKCDMLRCRHSQRRGAKSAEADPTKT, encoded by the exons ATGCCCGCCTACTGTGCGGTGGTCAATTGCAGCGATAAATATGTGCATGCGGGCAGCATATCCTTCCACAG ATTTCCATTCAAGCGCAAGGATCTGCTGCAGAAATGGCGGGATTTTACACAGCGCAACGGCCAGTGGATGCCCTCCAAGTGGAGCGCCGTCTGCAGCCGCCATTTCGTGGACGCCGACTTCAATTGCAGCAACAATCGCAAAACCTTGAAAAAGAACGCCGTGCCCACGGTCCGAGTGCCGGAGGAGACGCTGAATGTGATTGTGGAACAGGTCACGCTACCTGCGTCGGACGCCGTGCCggcgagcagctgcagcggcacaAAGAGCACGTGTCGCTTCTGCGGCATTGCCGCATTGAATTGTGTGTCCTTTGAGAAGAGCTTTGAGCTGTTTGCCATGATACAGAAATGCTTTCCCACGCTCCAGATACTCCAGGACGAtacgctgccgctgcccaaGGAGATATGCGGCGACTGTTGCCGTCAACTGGAGCGCTTCTCGAAATTCTgtgatgttgttattgtcgccCAGGGCGAATTGCAGCGCAAATATCGTCGCCAGCTGAAGATCAAACAGGAGCCGGTGGTGCGCGTCAAGCAGGAGGCATGCGAAAGTCTCGACAATCTGTTTCCCGACGAGCTGGACATGGGCCTGGACGAGGGCTGCTGCGATCACGAGCCGGAGGCCAACGATGAAACGGAGCAAAAGTTTCAATTCTGCAATTTTCCCATGCTAAATGCGCAGGACATCATCAACAATTGTGATATCATGGAGATTATCAATCTCGATGATCCGTTCATAAATATAACCGACGATGCGGATGTGGCCCAGGCCCAACCCGTTAGCGTGCCCGCTGTGCTGCCCACGCCGCACGAGCTGCTGCAATCGGAGCTGCTCACCGAGGAGCACAACTATGCCAAGGAGGATTGGCAGCTACCGCCGCTGCAGCAATATAAAACGGAGAAAGTTGAAGGCGCCGAGCTGCAGGATTCCGGCCCAACGGAGCCGCGCAGCACCAAGCCAATTGTGACCAATGTCAGCCAGATACCCAATCCCATGATATGTGAATTGATGCCCGCTCCGCCGCCGGCGCCCGCTCCAGCCTCGACCAAGCCCAATATTGTGGTGCTCAATGACAGCGTGGTGCAGTCCTCCGCCTTTCGACTGCACAACTGCAGCCTGTGCACCACCAAGTTCTTTACGGCCGAGAGCCTACAGCAGCATTATGCCCATGCGCATGCCACGCCTACGCCCACGGCTGCGCCTGCGCCCATGGTTAGCGTGCCGCCGCCGAATCTCAGCCAGCCGACAACAAACAACTCGCTTAAGCTAGAAGGCAGCAcgttgccgccgctgccggcCGCTGTGGACTACTGGCAGGCGGACTGGCTGCCGGCGCAGATGCCCGCCAAGAAGAAGATCGACATTCTGGACATGCAGCGCAGCTTTCTGCATTACAACGATCTCATAGCCCAGCCGGCGATCAGTGAGCCGCAATCGCCGAACTATGCCTACGCCAAGCTGGCCGCACGCTATCGCCGGCTGCAGCACAAGTGCCGCCGGCTGCGGACGAACCTGAAGCCGACTGCGACCGGTCGTGCCAATTCTCGGCTGCGCTGCGGCCGCTGTGCCCGGGGTTTTGCCAgcgtgcagcagctgctcggaCATCGGCGACGCAGGCGGCATTTTGTGGTGCCGCCGCCGCGCACATTTGCCGTGAAGTGCTTCGGCTGCCTGCGGCTGTTCTGCACGCGGCTTGGGCTGCGGCAGCATATGCGCTACATCTGtcagtcgctgccgctgcgcaaTGCACGGCTGCAGAGCTACAAGTGCCGGCACTGCCAGAGCATCAGCTTCACCCATTGGCGCATCTACAGGCGGCACGAGATCAAGTGTCGCCTGCGGCCGCCGCCGCGTACCCGACCGGCCAAGCGACGCCGCACACCCAACGCTGGCCAGGCACAGGCCGCAAAGCGTGCCGCCCACGGCTGCAGCGTCTGCCAGAAGACGTTCAGCTCGCTGACCGGGCTCAAGCAGCATCGCATCACGCACAGCTCGGAGCGCAGGTACAAGTGCAGCATCTGCGAGCGCGTCTTCAAGCGGCGCAACGGCCTCTCCCAGCACATCAAGGGCTACCATCTGCAGCTCAAGCCGCACCAGTGTCCCGTCTGCCAGCATCGCTATGCCCTCAAGTGCGACATGCTGCGCTGCCGTCATTCGCAGCGACGCGGCGCCAAGTCTGCCGAAGCTGACCCAACAAAAACATAA
- the LOC6627934 gene encoding zinc finger protein 579 isoform X2 — MPSKWSAVCSRHFVDADFNCSNNRKTLKKNAVPTVRVPEETLNVIVEQVTLPASDAVPASSCSGTKSTCRFCGIAALNCVSFEKSFELFAMIQKCFPTLQILQDDTLPLPKEICGDCCRQLERFSKFCDVVIVAQGELQRKYRRQLKIKQEPVVRVKQEACESLDNLFPDELDMGLDEGCCDHEPEANDETEQKFQFCNFPMLNAQDIINNCDIMEIINLDDPFINITDDADVAQAQPVSVPAVLPTPHELLQSELLTEEHNYAKEDWQLPPLQQYKTEKVEGAELQDSGPTEPRSTKPIVTNVSQIPNPMICELMPAPPPAPAPASTKPNIVVLNDSVVQSSAFRLHNCSLCTTKFFTAESLQQHYAHAHATPTPTAAPAPMVSVPPPNLSQPTTNNSLKLEGSTLPPLPAAVDYWQADWLPAQMPAKKKIDILDMQRSFLHYNDLIAQPAISEPQSPNYAYAKLAARYRRLQHKCRRLRTNLKPTATGRANSRLRCGRCARGFASVQQLLGHRRRRRHFVVPPPRTFAVKCFGCLRLFCTRLGLRQHMRYICQSLPLRNARLQSYKCRHCQSISFTHWRIYRRHEIKCRLRPPPRTRPAKRRRTPNAGQAQAAKRAAHGCSVCQKTFSSLTGLKQHRITHSSERRYKCSICERVFKRRNGLSQHIKGYHLQLKPHQCPVCQHRYALKCDMLRCRHSQRRGAKSAEADPTKT; from the coding sequence ATGCCCTCCAAGTGGAGCGCCGTCTGCAGCCGCCATTTCGTGGACGCCGACTTCAATTGCAGCAACAATCGCAAAACCTTGAAAAAGAACGCCGTGCCCACGGTCCGAGTGCCGGAGGAGACGCTGAATGTGATTGTGGAACAGGTCACGCTACCTGCGTCGGACGCCGTGCCggcgagcagctgcagcggcacaAAGAGCACGTGTCGCTTCTGCGGCATTGCCGCATTGAATTGTGTGTCCTTTGAGAAGAGCTTTGAGCTGTTTGCCATGATACAGAAATGCTTTCCCACGCTCCAGATACTCCAGGACGAtacgctgccgctgcccaaGGAGATATGCGGCGACTGTTGCCGTCAACTGGAGCGCTTCTCGAAATTCTgtgatgttgttattgtcgccCAGGGCGAATTGCAGCGCAAATATCGTCGCCAGCTGAAGATCAAACAGGAGCCGGTGGTGCGCGTCAAGCAGGAGGCATGCGAAAGTCTCGACAATCTGTTTCCCGACGAGCTGGACATGGGCCTGGACGAGGGCTGCTGCGATCACGAGCCGGAGGCCAACGATGAAACGGAGCAAAAGTTTCAATTCTGCAATTTTCCCATGCTAAATGCGCAGGACATCATCAACAATTGTGATATCATGGAGATTATCAATCTCGATGATCCGTTCATAAATATAACCGACGATGCGGATGTGGCCCAGGCCCAACCCGTTAGCGTGCCCGCTGTGCTGCCCACGCCGCACGAGCTGCTGCAATCGGAGCTGCTCACCGAGGAGCACAACTATGCCAAGGAGGATTGGCAGCTACCGCCGCTGCAGCAATATAAAACGGAGAAAGTTGAAGGCGCCGAGCTGCAGGATTCCGGCCCAACGGAGCCGCGCAGCACCAAGCCAATTGTGACCAATGTCAGCCAGATACCCAATCCCATGATATGTGAATTGATGCCCGCTCCGCCGCCGGCGCCCGCTCCAGCCTCGACCAAGCCCAATATTGTGGTGCTCAATGACAGCGTGGTGCAGTCCTCCGCCTTTCGACTGCACAACTGCAGCCTGTGCACCACCAAGTTCTTTACGGCCGAGAGCCTACAGCAGCATTATGCCCATGCGCATGCCACGCCTACGCCCACGGCTGCGCCTGCGCCCATGGTTAGCGTGCCGCCGCCGAATCTCAGCCAGCCGACAACAAACAACTCGCTTAAGCTAGAAGGCAGCAcgttgccgccgctgccggcCGCTGTGGACTACTGGCAGGCGGACTGGCTGCCGGCGCAGATGCCCGCCAAGAAGAAGATCGACATTCTGGACATGCAGCGCAGCTTTCTGCATTACAACGATCTCATAGCCCAGCCGGCGATCAGTGAGCCGCAATCGCCGAACTATGCCTACGCCAAGCTGGCCGCACGCTATCGCCGGCTGCAGCACAAGTGCCGCCGGCTGCGGACGAACCTGAAGCCGACTGCGACCGGTCGTGCCAATTCTCGGCTGCGCTGCGGCCGCTGTGCCCGGGGTTTTGCCAgcgtgcagcagctgctcggaCATCGGCGACGCAGGCGGCATTTTGTGGTGCCGCCGCCGCGCACATTTGCCGTGAAGTGCTTCGGCTGCCTGCGGCTGTTCTGCACGCGGCTTGGGCTGCGGCAGCATATGCGCTACATCTGtcagtcgctgccgctgcgcaaTGCACGGCTGCAGAGCTACAAGTGCCGGCACTGCCAGAGCATCAGCTTCACCCATTGGCGCATCTACAGGCGGCACGAGATCAAGTGTCGCCTGCGGCCGCCGCCGCGTACCCGACCGGCCAAGCGACGCCGCACACCCAACGCTGGCCAGGCACAGGCCGCAAAGCGTGCCGCCCACGGCTGCAGCGTCTGCCAGAAGACGTTCAGCTCGCTGACCGGGCTCAAGCAGCATCGCATCACGCACAGCTCGGAGCGCAGGTACAAGTGCAGCATCTGCGAGCGCGTCTTCAAGCGGCGCAACGGCCTCTCCCAGCACATCAAGGGCTACCATCTGCAGCTCAAGCCGCACCAGTGTCCCGTCTGCCAGCATCGCTATGCCCTCAAGTGCGACATGCTGCGCTGCCGTCATTCGCAGCGACGCGGCGCCAAGTCTGCCGAAGCTGACCCAACAAAAACATAA